The Brassica napus cultivar Da-Ae chromosome C7, Da-Ae, whole genome shotgun sequence genomic interval TTGTGTAGTGGAAGGTAGTGTATGAGATTTAGGAGATGACTGTCCTGTGACGTCTGAAGGCGAAGTGACTGCAACAGGGGGGTTGTAGGGTTACTTGTCTCAGTTGCAGGCTGAGGGGTTTCAGGTGTAGCGGGTAGTGTGTTGTTAGAATAGGAGTCAGGTACAATAGGCGACGGTTTTGGAGTATTAGGCATAGTAGGCGTAGTAGATGTAGAAGGTGTAGAGATTGGTAGTGCAGGGTCTGAGGCAGTAGGAACGGTTACTGGTGTTGAGGATGCTGGAGCGTCTACTGGAAGAAACCACTCGTCAGTTGCAAACTCCAGTTGTGATACTTGAGGATGGTCCTGGCTAGTAATGCCCAAAAACTCTTCTTCGAGGAAGACCACATCTCGGCTAATAAAGAATTCGTTTGTCTCTACGTCATATAGGTACCATCCTTTCTTTTCGTGGGGGTATCCAACAAAGAGGCAACGACGGCTACAATCACCAAATTTGTCTTTATCGCGGTGTCTGCGATGAGCGTAAGCTAGACAACCAAAGACACGGAGCATGTCGTACGAAGGAGGTGAACCATGGAGCATCTCGTATGGTGACTTGCCATTTAAGACACGAGTAGGTGTACGATTTATCAGATGCGCAGCTGTGAGGATGCTTTCGCCCCAAAAGGTGGTAGGTAACCGAGCTTGAAATAGGCATGCTCGTGCTACGTTTAGTATGTGGCGATGTTTCCGTTCAACTCGTCtgttctgctgtggtgtgtcaACGCATGATGTCTGATGGAGAATCCCTTGTTCTTTGAAGTAGTTTTTAAGAACCATGAACTCTGTCCCATTATCAGTTCTGAAGGCTTGAACAGAGTGTCCAATTTGTCGAGAACTCATGGCACAAAAGTTTTTGATTAGCGTAGAAACCTCAGATTTTTTCGAGCATCAGATGTATCCAAACTGCTTTCGAGTAGTCGTCAACTATAGTTAGAAAATAGACAGCTCCACAGGATGAGGGAGTTCTATAGGGACCCCAAACATCACAATGCACTAGAGAAAAAGTTGTAGAAGCTTTATTATAACTCTCATGAAAAACCTCACGCGTTTGTTTTGCGCGAAAACATATGTCACACGCATGTGTGTGTTCGAAATCTAACTGAAAACTGTCTAATGATAAAGAAGATAACACTTTATTAGTAGGATGCCCAAGTCTCCGATGCCACaatgctgaagaagaagaagatgttttCTGTCCAGTTTTGTTGGCTCTTGCGACTGTCACACCCAAAAAGTAATACAGACCATCTCGTTCCTCACCGGCTCCAATCAGGGTCCTCGTAAAACGGTCCTGCAAGAAACATAGAGTGTCAGTGAATACTGCGATACAACCGGTCTGTTTAAGGAGTTTAGAGACAGAGATCAGGGTGCAAGTAAAATCAGGGATGTAAAGAACGTCTGTCAAGAAGTAGTTGGGGCCAAGATGTATTGTTCCCGATTTGGTAGCTCGAGATGCCCGTCCGTTTGGGAACGTTACTGCAGACGGTAGTATATCACGGACATCTCCTAGTATCGAGATATCACCAGTCATGTGGTGAGACGCCCCTGTGTCAATAATAACGTCATGTAGATTAGTATTACCAGTCATACGATCTGTTGAAACTTGCGACTGTTGGTTTTGTAGAAGGTTGATGAGCGCAGTAATTTGATCCGATGGTAACAGTGTTCCTGGATTAGTAGTTGACGTGATACGAGAAGCATTGGATCGCCCACGACCACGTCCTCCAGAATTGTTGTTGCGACCACCACGACCCCGTTGAGAATTTGTAGAAGATTGTCATGTCCGTTGTTGTTGTTCGTTGAACCAGTCAGGATAACCATGTAGAAGGAAACATTCGGAAGCTTCATGTCCCTTGCGATTGCAGTGAGTACAGAACCAGTTAGGATCACGGCTTCAGAATGTGTTAGCAGCAGCAGTATTAGGAGTAGAGGAGGTTTGTATGGGAGACTCTGTTTTGACTGAGAATCCAATGAGGTCTTGCTTGAGTTCTGACGAACGCATGGTGAGAAGATGTTGTTCAGCTCTTATGACTCGAGAGTAGACGATGTTAAGATGCGGTAGTGGTTCTTTGTCAATGATCTGAGATCGAATTGTCGAGAACCGTGGTTCGTCGAGACCAAATAAGAACTTGTGTACCTTTGCATCTTCACGTTCTTTTTGATAGCTGAGGAAGCATCACACGTACAAGATTGAGTAGGTTGGAAGCTGTGCAGCTCTTCCCAAAGTTTGGACAAGCGACCGTAGTAGTCTAGAACTGTTTGTCCATTCTACTTACAATTAGTAATTTCATCTTGTATTAGATGCTTTCGAACACCGTTTTTAATTGAGAACCTTCGTTTGAGTGAATCCCATAGTTGATGCGCGTCTGAAGCATGACTTATAGTAGATCTAACTTGTGGTTCAATCGAAGTCCTTATCCAGCCAACGATCATTGAGTTTGAAGCAGTCCAACGAGATAGATCTGGATTTGTTGATGGCTTTTGGATTGTTCCATCTAAAAAACCTATCTTCTGTTTTGCCTGTAGTGAATTCCAGATTTCTGTAGCCCATTCCGAGTATTTGTCTCCTTTGAGAATCACAGGAGTAATTAATGCCCCTGGATTATCAGAAGGATGTAGTTTGTAAGGTGTCTCAGACTTTGGGGGAGTAGTAGGAGAAGAATTGGTAGTTGTAATGGCAGGAGAAGCAATAGAGGAGGTAGGGCTAGTATAGTAGACATGATCGAATATTGTCAATCACGtgagtaaaaaaaatttgatgcgGAAGTGTTGTTGGTATAGGATTGttattgctctgataccatgaataGAAAGCGTCATTGTATTCATTGACAAAGTCATGTATATATACAAGAGATTATGCTAACCCTAATAGGAGAAGGACTAAGTAGATAACAACAATAAGTACTAGAACTTATCTGtaatatataggagatgtaTGTTTGTCGTACAGCGTGTTTATGGTATGTAGGTGTCTGATACAAGGCGATATGCCATTATTGGATATCTTTGTTATTctcttattttaagatttttccCAAAAACCTTTGCTAaacaataactttttttttttttgaaatttaatcaattactcCTGCAAAATTAATGTTACTCTACAACTTGTCATTCAACGCAGGTATATGTAGATCATGTATGGTTTTCGGAATCCGCTAAACCGTTGAATGAATATTATGTCTTATGTCTAGTGGCGGAGTCAAAATTAGGTAATTAAATTTCATCATTTAGTTTTTAGtgtgtttgatttttttggggtcaaaaataatattttcatgggGTCAGCACATTATTTATCTTTAAGAATACATATACTTTTCAAAATGAGGTGGGTCAGCTGACCCCCTACTCCCTTCTTACATCCGCCCCTGCTTATGTCTATTGTCTTTTCAAAACATATCTATATACAAAGGCCAACTTGTTCGTTGACTTTACTTATGACGCCTAGTTTATATAATATGCATGTACTTATTGAATCTTGCTATAACATTTAGCTTCAGAAAACTACGATTTCCAATTTAAAGCCTTGTTACGATTTCACCCTTCGGTTTTAGTTTTAGAAATATGATATAAAATGAATATACCATTCCCAAAAGCAACAACAACCCATACTTGTAAAAATAACTTTTTGCATTCCTTTACTTAGTTCTAGTGCTTCACGACCGTGTGTGACATACCGGACATCTCtatcaaatttttgaaaacgGTGAATGCATAATTAACTGTTTGTAAGTGCTCTTGACCCAAACACAGACAGTGAAACTGAGTTTCTTTGATATGAATACTAGCTTACGTACAGTCTTTTTAGTTTAAGAGTTGCTCTATTTCCGATACTTCTCCTTCCCACTCTCTTATCCTGTGATCAGCCATCGCAACCTAGATAACAAAACATATCGGTTTCATTCAGCTCGAACACCAAAgggttttattttgaaacaaaattataGATTATTTTCAATGCTGTTGAGTTTTACCTCTTTGTCCCAATTTGTCCTGCAGATCATCCACGTCAAGACTATTGTCTGAACCACAGTTCCCGTCAACATCCCACACCAGATTCCCTAATACATCAAAGATTTTGCAACATCGGTCTTTTAAGATCTGAACGTTTACGTTGTCAAaggttaaataaattaaatgctGATAAGCTTTGGGTATCATGTTTTACCTTTACACCAAAGTCGAGCTTGTATCCTAACAATAAACCAAATGGGATCCCAAACAAGTAATAGCATGCAATGTTAACATACGCCACCACTGCTTGCCATCCAGCTCCCACAGCCATTGGCGGAGGCAGAAAATATTTCTGTTGGGGGCAAAAAAAAAGGTATGgaagcaaaaaataattatgagtGGGGATATCATATAGATTGAGCTTTAAgttacactattttttttaatcttgttGGGTTCATTGCCCCCATGTTGTTGCATGTGGCTCCGCCACTGCCACAGGCCACAGCCACCCCTGATTTTTCCATTTTATCGTCATATTGCCATAGAAATTATTGAATACGTTTCTCACATAACCAACCCAATGTAAATTGTTAGATGTATGCTTCCTTATATCTAATGATTACATTACCGAGCATATTTAAATTCACACAACACGGATGGAAATTAAAAGAAACTGACTAAAATTaactgaaataataataaaaataagcaattaaaaaaataacagaaCAAAAGACAATGTTAGTTTGTTTAGTAGACTCAAATGTTTAGCTAAACAAAATTAGTTGTAGTTCGGACATACTATTCATAAACAAAAACCGCAACCCCAAAACAAGAACCGCACCCAAGAAAACTAATGTCCACCTAAATCCATAAGTCAAGCTAGAAAAGAAACCTTAACTTATTAAGCTAAAAGAGAAACCATATATGATATAATTAAGACTAAGAAACCAGAAACTGAATCAAACCGAAATGAACGAGTTTTGATTTTGAGATAGTTAGACGGATTACCTGATAAGACAGGTTGCACATTGCTGATCACAATGGAGAGTGCAAGTATTGGTGTGAGTTCTTTAACAAGAATGATGACATCTTCATCGCCCACAAATAATGATGGATATCGATTTCTAAAGATGAGTAGCACGGTCGATACAACGACTCCAATCAGCGTTGATGTTATCACTGCTACTACTAGTGAGAACTTGGCGGTTCTTGGATGGTTTGCTCCTAATTCGTTTGACACTCTCACACTGCACCAGTTTCAAATGTTTATATTCTTGAAAGTTATAGGCCAGAGAAGTTCAATGAAATTTTTGGTGTAGCAGGCGTAATGGGGCCACAGAGATCACCATGGACTAGCTCGAGAGGGTGTTTGGCTCTGTACGAAGTTGACTGTGGGAAAGATCGTCTTGTTTGCTTGCCCAGCAAGCATGCAACGCAGGTTTCTTTCTCGACTGTGATTTTAAGCATGTCGTCGACTAACTCCTTATTGATCATCAGCTTCATTGTTTCTGTATTGACATGGCCCAAGCGAGCATGCCACTTCGACGATTCTGAAGAAGCTGTCAACTGCAAGTATTGAATGGTGTCGGCCTGTAGAACAACTTTATAGAGTCTATTTCTCGACCTCGTGCTCTCGATCATTAGTTGTCCTGAACGATCGAATAGCTTCAGTGTCTCTTTTTTCATATTGACCTCACATCCTGCTTCAGTGGCTTGTCCTAAGCTCACGATATTGCTTCTCAAACCAGGGATGTAGTACATATTGTTCAGTAACTTCTTCTCACCTCCCTTTAGTCTGAAAAGTATGGATCCTCTTCCCTTAATGTCAATTCGTGAATCATCTCCGAACCGAACCTTCCCTGTGACTCCTTCATCAAGATCCTTGAAGAAAGAACAATTCCCACTCATATGATTACTTGCCCCATTATCTAGATACCACAAGTTGATCATATCTTGTTCTGTCTCGAACAAACTCGGTTTGACCTTCTGTTCGTTAAGGTAAACAACTTCATGTACCATCAAGTTATCAGCTTCCTCTGTATCTTCGTCTTTCTTTTCAATGGTTTCTTGAAGCTTTAATAATCTGTCGGGACAATCGACTGCAAAGTGTCCAAGCTTGTCGCATCTAAAACACGTGATGTGAGTTGTTCCTCTCTCTTGCCCTTGTTTGTATGCATCTCTCTGTTGATAAAAGCCACCAAATCTTCCTCTACCTCGTCCTCTCCAGCCTGATCGGCCTCTTCCTCCTCGACCTCTTCCATCGCCGTGCAAATATTCCTGTTGAGAGTCGGAGTTTGTATACATTAATTTCGCGGGATCATCAGGatgctcttcttcctcttcacatATCCTCTCCTCATAAGATTTTAGCCTACCAATAATGTCTTCGAAGCTTGTTGTATTTAAATCCAATACTTGTTCAAGAGATGCGACGATATGgatgtatttttttcttggcAAACTCTTCAAAAATTTCTTGACGAGTTTAGGTTCTTCTATAATTTCTCCAAGGGAAGCGGATTTGGACGAAATCTCGGATAACTTGCCGACGAAGGTATCAATTGTATATGCTTCCTTCATCTTAAGTCTATCGAATTCAGCCATCAACGTCTGTAATCGTGCTTTTCGAACTCTCTCAGCTCCAACGTGCCGCGCCTTGATTGCTTCCCATACTGCTTTGGCCGTGTCGAGATCACCTACCTGAGGCGTTAGGGCCTCGTGTATGGACTGGGAGAGTAAAGCAGTAGCCATATTGTTCTTCTCCTCGTGTTTGCTTCCGGGGTCTATGGTTTCCCATACCTTGTTGACCTTGAGGGCTATCTTCATACGCATCGCCCACACAGTGTAATTTGAAGAGCTTAACATGGGGAATTTGATCGAGGACGGACCCACCCCCTTCGCGGGAgtatttgtttcttctttgaCATCAGCCATCGTTCTCTGCCGTCAACTTTCAATTtgtttgctctgataccaaatatagaattCAAGAATGAGATTTATAAATAACGCTCTTTATTAATGTCTTAGAAAAATTACTCAAAAACTAAGAATTGTTgtgaaagtaatggaaaagtctatctttattcataacatagagatttcttatataggagattacaccgtcataaataaatggaaagattacaaatcataatctcttggttatgagccatccacaatctggttcataacactcccccttggatgccataaccatttagagcttgtaatgtgctttaatgttgcctcattaaaaccttaccaggaaaactcaattgggacaaaaccttggtgaagaaaaaagagtacaacacacattactccccttGATTttgacattactgaaggtccattggacctctccaattttctgtaATCcatgggtgatgaagatcttgggcagaatatgcttcgtcctcgaacatgatagttggttcttctttaccatcggccatgccacaatctgatcgtgAGATCTTCCTTCTCCAAGGTGAATCTCTTTAAGTTTGCTCCCCAAGATATCTTCGTATCAACTTAGCCTTGATCCTCAATCCATTCTTCAAGTCGCAATCTTTATCTTGACTTGTTCATCCGCACGTACACTTCTTTGTTGCAGACTCTGCTCTATTCACTGCTGTACTTGTATCTGTATCAGAACGTCCATCTGATCTTTGCACCTACAGAAACGATGATATCTTATGATGAAcgtattttaatttaaactagCATTTGACCCGCGCGCCCGCGCGggttttatatgtttttcatgTTTAACAATGTCATAAATATAACTGTTTATGTTCTAGCTACAGATTCATATGTTTATGTTCTTGCTACATATTCATATGTTATTGAGTTTTGACATTGGTGTATTTTGTTCAATGTGTTTAGTATCCGAACTATAAggttgtgtttttttaattgtgtttttattcattttaatcatgtttttaatcgtgggttttattaaattatactaCAAATACTGGGATTTAAAGTTGAATATAaagttcaaattttataatgagattttttgaaacaaatacattatttagatagaaacataaaaaaaataatgaaagcaAGTTgcaaaaaacattcaaaaataaGTATAGATTATTGTAATCATCCGAGTGATCTGTTTAGAGCTACACTTTTGCATAACCTTCCAAAGGACATAAGAAGTAAAAGGGTCTACCATCAACTCACAGAAGATCAGAGCTACCTCTCCATATTTGTTACGGGAGAAGTAAGTGTAGTTCCCTAACAGCTGTTGCCAAAGCAAAAGTGTAACATTTGGACTTTAAGATCCACCACATAGTTTCTGAAAGATAACATAATATTGGTGAGTAAACAAAAGGGAGAGATAAGAATACACATAATTTCATCGCACGTTTACGCAAAAATGTTCACATAGAGTCTCAACACGTTATGATTATCTCATGAATCAAATATTGGATTAGCAATCAAATATTGGATTAGCACCTGACGACCATTACCAAGACATTTCTGAAGCATGTAGCAGCCATGTTCATCCATTGATAGCAGAAAATAGTTATAAGGgggaatttcaaaaagaatatgtaaagaacaaaaaaacagtGGATAGAAAAAATTGTCCTATTCCAAGACTACATGTTTGGAAAAAATGATTCAGAGACCATCATGTGTCATGACTAACTTTACTTGTACCACAAGCAATACAATAACCATGGTCAGACTTGCTACAGAATATACCATACAAAGATTGGAATATGTTTTCAGTCATATGACTTCTACATAAAATCATGAACAGAAGAAGATAGTCACTACTTAATTGAAGAGGCAACTTGAGACATCAAACTGATTCATATACTTTGATTTGCTGCAATATATTTATTCAACTATATGATAAAGAAAGTGACCTACAGTTTCGAAAAAGACAGAGCCCTTTCAATAAAGGTGAAAACTGACTCCATGGCTATAAACAAAGACTCAtcgcataaatattttttactaacTAACTTAACTGTTGAGATATAATGATATGGTAAGAAAATACTTCAAGAACTAAACCAGAGTACTATGGATCAGATGCTTACTCGTTTCTGCGAAGGATAGAACTGGTTCAAGTATCGCATAATCACATGTTTAGTACTGTTGCTCCTTGTAAATGGAAGTACTCCCATGCTTACAGCTGTAACTACTGGCATAATTTGTTCTTCAGAACGAAGACACCTCAATAGAGACTATATCTAACGGAGTCTATGATCGatgacaaaaacaaagaaagtcaCCAAATAAAACAACACTGGTACAAGCATTATCTGTCTTACTCCAAACTAAGACAATAACTAAGCCTAAAAGTTATtacattataaaattaatggtTGTGATCTTTATTAACATTACAAGCATCTCTGCCTTGCTCTTAAACTCAGATGGCAGaccaaaacaacaaacaaaaccaCTTGAGAATAAACGTAACTGTAattacaaacaattttttttatttcatcatTCCTATAGCTCCATACACAACTTATTCAAGTTCAATGATACCATCTTTCAGATCTAAAGATTAAAGAAGAGGAGTGATTGATGAAATACCTGAATATGAGGCGTTTATCCAGGTTTTGTACACATTTAAGGCGGTGGAGGAGCTCGTACATGAGATCCGCCGGAAAGCCTCGCGGTTAAAATAACCGTTTCCGGAGCTGTTGTTGGTTGAATTGAACGGCTTCTCGACGGCGGACTTTCGAGCTTCAACAAATTGAGAAGGTCAACGACGATTTCAATATCCGGCTTGGCTGTGATTAATGGTAGGTTTACACAAATGTCCTTAATGGTATAGTTTAGCGAAATAATAGGTTAGCAAATGTATAAAACGAATGTGTTTAATACAAGTGACATAAGCTGGTAATTATTGAGGAAAACTCAGGAATAAGTACAAAACGTActcctattttaatagattagatagcATGAGTTCTTCATGTATAGTTTAAAATTCTCACTTTCTCTAAGAAAATCAGTGTACAAGCTAGATGCTATTGCTACactatttgttatattttaaaagtttcttGGAATGTAATATTCTCCTACTATTATTATGTCGTAAAATGACAAGAAGGATTGTTAAATCTCGAACAAAACACCCACGGGCGTTCATTTTAATGGCTTTTTCTCCCTTCCGCATTAATCTACTCTTAAAAACACCCGTGAGCTGCTGTGTACTTCACGCGCCGGTCAAATCGTAATCATAAGTCATAACcgtagaaaagaaaaaaacggaACTTGGAGACGAGCTCTCTACTTCCCTTATCACGGCGGAGCGCCTCCGTGAACGAAGGTAAATCGTTCAAAACATAGTGCAGCGAGGTGGCAAGAATGGCCGAACATGATCCGGTTGCTCAAGAAGAGTTCGCTAGACAGAGTGTGATTAAGCGACTGGTTAATTTGCTTTCACTTTGTGGATGATCTTGAGTCGAGTAAGC includes:
- the LOC106410106 gene encoding protein DETOXIFICATION 29-like yields the protein MAVGAGWQAVVAYVNIACYYLFGIPFGLLLGYKLDFGVKGIWCGMLTGTVVQTIVLTWMICRTNWDKEVAMADHRIREWEGEVSEIEQLLN